AGAGGGTTCCCTCCCCTCCAACCCTACACTTCAGTCTCACCCGTTTATCCCAACAGGCTTCATCTGTAACCCCCCCTCACTCAAGTTACATGGAcattttactatgtgccagacactgctggACACTATATAAAACAGCCAATGCCAGAGCTagaaagtggtagagctgggatttagaACACTGACTCAGCAGGTGTTCTGAGGCCTCACCTGTGCCCCCCAGGCGCGACTCGATCTCGATGCCAGGATACTGCTCCTTCACGGCACTCGCCAGCTCCAGGTAGGTCGCCTCGAAGCCGCAGGGTTCACTAGGGAGAAGATACCTGAGGTCCGCTTGGGTTTCGGGGACGGTACCTCCGGTGGACGCACCCTCCTCCGGCCCGGATTCCCCCACTGGCCGGAGCCCCTCACCAGTACTCAACCACGATGCGGACCCCACTGCCCGGTTCGACCTCCCCGGGAGGGGGCGCTACGGACGCCGGCCCTGTCTCCCCGCTCATTACTGCCGGCTCCCCACTGCAGCTGCTTCCGGGTGTGACGCGACGCCGCAGGCACGTGACGGGGCGGGGCCGCGCGTTACATCCGGGCGCCCCCTTCAGGCGGCTGCTGCTGCTTTGTTTTGACACTG
This window of the Balaenoptera ricei isolate mBalRic1 chromosome 20, mBalRic1.hap2, whole genome shotgun sequence genome carries:
- the MIEN1 gene encoding migration and invasion enhancer 1: MSGETGPASVAPPPGEVEPGSGVRIVVEYCEPCGFEATYLELASAVKEQYPGIEIESRLGGTGAFEIEINGQLVFSKLENGGFPYEKDLIEAIRRASNGEPLEKITNSRPPCVIL